Proteins from one Drosophila gunungcola strain Sukarami chromosome 3R, Dgunungcola_SK_2, whole genome shotgun sequence genomic window:
- the LOC128252694 gene encoding LOW QUALITY PROTEIN: uncharacterized protein LOC128252694 (The sequence of the model RefSeq protein was modified relative to this genomic sequence to represent the inferred CDS: inserted 2 bases in 1 codon) has translation MSPKYSFIALALLIGFCGADVSEIKADKVALPFNDLLPPLQDEPSTTTTTTTTARPVTTLATKPTKKSYYQKPAQLAKDDKSKSIAGKLDVQDLPLDLLPPFEDDAKPAEDKPQPVVKTTPKPAIKVATPSAPKVTLPAVPRPQYSVQPAPAPRPQYSAQAPPAVLPAPVSALXGSGFPSRFSNYFLTSTVRPRRGPLPTITPFPRHVRR, from the exons ATGTCACCCAAATAC TCTTTCATTGCACTGGCATTGTTGATCGGCTTCTGCGGAGCTGATGTGTCGGAAATAAAGGCGGATAAGGTTGCCCTGCCTTTCAACGACTTACTGCCACCCCTCCAGGATGAACCGAGCACCACCACGACAACCACGACAACTGCAAGGCCAGTCACAACGTTGGCCACAAAGCCCACCAAGAAATCGTATTACCAGAAGCCAGCTCAGCTGGCCAAGGATGATAAATCGAAGTCCATTGCCGGCAAGCTGGACGTGCAGGACCTCCCTCTCGATCTGCTCCCACCCTTCGaggatgatgccaagccaGCGGAGGACAAGCCTCAGCCGGTGGTGAAGACCACGCCCAAGCCTGCGATCAAGGTCGCTACACCCTCTGCCCCCAAGGTCACGCTTCCGGCTGTTCCCCGTCCCCAGTACTCAGTTCAACCAGCCCCGGCACCCCGACCCCAGTACTCGGCTCAAGCTCCTCCGGCGGTTCTGCCTGCCCCAGTTTCCGCTCT AGGAAGCGGCTTCCCGTCCCGGTTCTCTAACTACTTCCTCACCAGCACCGTCCGACCACGACGTGGTCCTTTGCCCACGATCACTCCTTTCCCGCGCCACGTCCGGCGGTAG